Proteins co-encoded in one Arachis hypogaea cultivar Tifrunner chromosome 13, arahy.Tifrunner.gnm2.J5K5, whole genome shotgun sequence genomic window:
- the LOC112733663 gene encoding actin-related protein 5 has protein sequence MPFISKINRQSDYNLFRSATPLVIDNGASYFRIGWAGEDDPRVIFRNIVQRPRHKTTGETVTIVGDHDPALLKYFDCTRSGPRSAFDSNVVYQFEIMEYILDFGFDRMGANGSEIDHPVLITECVCNPVQSRSKMGELLFETYGVPSIAFGVDAAFSYKYNQLQGICDRDGLAMCPGFTTTHVIPFIDGEPMYKGCCRTNVGGYHVTNYLKQLLSLKYPYHMGRFTWEKVEDLKMEHCYIAQDYVSEAKLFQRGTKEAEEKTRLWQLPWVPPPTEEPPSEEEIARKAAIKEKLGQRLREMAEAKRSSKINELENELHGLEFLLNQLEQVAESDVPSFLAETGYVSRQEIESARNRTTQSLRKAKGEPKSEQTETEKADSSNNEKYSLVNVADEMLTPEQLIEKKKQLSIKSMSEGHMRLKQKRQEAELERERKQQLEEEKRLENPELYLEQLHAKYKDLSEKVDQRKRLKTNGGHTNGNNLSGGVGRGERLNAAQRERMRLLTTAAFDRGKGEDTFGAKDEDWQLYKLMSRDNDDDDEGPDEDDAELARISSRLQDLDPTFVPKLETSTSQTAEVPRARPLTKEDFQIVFGVERFRCPEILFNPNWVAVDQVGLDEMAGVSMRRLSYKDESLESRLTSSILLTGGSSLFPGIIERLEAGIRMIRPCGSPIKIVRALDPVMDAWRGASAYASGPQFHTQTFSKMDYYEKGEDWLRSYQLKYSL, from the exons ATGCCTTTCATTTCGAAAATCAATCGCCAATCTGATTACAACCTCTTCCGTTCCGCCACTCCCCTCGTCATCGACAATGGAGCTTCATATTTCCGCATCGG GTGGGCAGGGGAGGATGATCCCCGTGTTATTTTCCGCAACATTGTTCAAAGGCCACGTCATAAAACCACCG GAGAAACTGTCACTATTGTTGGTGATCATGATCCAGCACTATTAAAATACTTCGACTGCACACGCTCCGGACCACGCTCAGCATTTGACAGCAATGTTGTTTACCAGTTTGAAATAATGGAATAT ATTCTTGATTTTGGATTTGACCGGATGGGTGCAAATGGATCAGAG ATTGATCATCCTGTTCTGATCACAGAATGCGTGTGCAACCCAGTTCAGTCTCGAAGTAAAATGGGTGAACTTCTTTTTGAGACATATGGAGTTCCATCTATAG CCTTTGGTGTTGATGCAGCATTTAGCTATAAATATAACCAGCTACAAGGAATTTGTGATAGAGATGGTCTGGCAATGTGTCCTGGATTTACTACAACCCATGTGATTCCG TTTATTGATGGTGAACCTATGTATAAAGGATGCTGCCGAACCAACGTCGGTGGATATCATGTCACTAATTATTTAAAGCAACTTCTTTCACTAAAATATCCTTATCATAT GGGAAGATTTACTTGGGAAAAAGTTGAGGACCTGAAGATGGAACATTGTTATATTGCACAGGACTATGTTTCTGAAGCCAAGTTGTTTCAG AGAGGAACCAAAGAGGCGGAAGAAAAAACCAGATTGTGGCAGCTACCGTGGGTTCCACCTCCGACAGAGGAGCCTCCTTCTGAGGAAGAGATTGCAAGAAAGGCAGCAATAAAAGAGAAACTAGGTCAAAGGCTGCGAGAAATGGCTGAGGCGAAGAGATCATCTAAAATAAATGAACTGGAAAATGAATTACACGGTTTGGAGTTCCTTTTAAATCAGCTTGAACAAGTTGCCGAGAGTGATGTTCCATCTTTTCTAGCAGAAACTGGCTATGTCTCTAGGCAAGAGATAGAATCTGCTCGTAATAGAACTACACAATCCTTACGGAAAGCAAAAGGTGAACCAAAGAGTGAACAAACAGAAACTGAAAAGGCTGATTCCTCAAATAATGAGAAGTATTCTCTAGTTAACGTCGCTGATGAAATGCTGACACCAGAACAG CTTATTGAAAAGAAGAAACAGTTGTCAATCAAATCCATGTCTGAAGGGCATATGCGATTAAAACAGAAGCGCCAAGAAGCGGAATTAGAACGAGAAAGGAAACAACAGCTAGAGGAGGAGAAACGCTT GGAGAACCCAGAGCTCTACCTGGAACAATTGCATGCTAAATACAAAGACCTTTCAGAGAAAGTTGATCAGCGAAAACGGCTTAAGACAAATGGAGGCCATACAAATGGGAATAACCTGTCTGGTGGTGTTGGTCGTGGTGAGAGATTGAATGCTGCTCAAAGGGAAAGAATGCGCCTGTTGACAACAGCTGCTTTTGATCgtggtaagggtgaggatacatTTGGTGCCAAAGATGAAGATTGGCAGCTTTACAAATTGATGAGCAGagacaatgatgatgatgatgagggacCAGATGAGGATGACGCAGAATTAGCCCGCATCTCTTCAAGACTACAG GACTTGGATCCAACATTTGTGCCCAAATTAGAAACAAGTACCTCTCAAACTGCTGAAGTGCCTCGTGCTCGTCCTCTCACGAAAGAAGATTTTCAGATTGTATTTGGGGTAGAAAGGTTCAGATGCCCCGAAATATTGTTTAATCCAAACTGGGTTGCGGTTGATCAGGTAGGGTTAGATGAGATGGCTGGAGTTTCCATGAGAAGGTTATCATACAAGGATGAAAGCCTGGAATCGAGACTGACTAGTTCCATATTATTGACTGGTGGAAGTTCTCTTTTCCCTGGTATCATCGAACGCCTAGAAGCTGGAATTCGGATGATTAGACCGTGTGGTTCCCCTATAAAAATAGTTAGAGCACTGGATCCGGTGATGGATGCATGGCGTGGGGCTTCTGCCTATGCATCAGGGCCACAATTCCATACACAAACTTTCAGTAAGATGGATTATTATGAGAAGGGCGAGGATTGGCTTCGCAGTTATCAACTGAAATACTCATTGTGA
- the LOC112733664 gene encoding B-type cell cycle switch protein ccs52B, giving the protein MESPQAKKSGLNLPAGMSGTSLRLDTISKSSSSTCSDRFIPCRSSSRLHTFGLIEKPSPAKEGGNEAYSRLLKSELFGSDFASPSSSSPMTSPSKNMLRFKTDHSGPSSPFSPSVLGHRIDFSSDSPTPPKPPRKVPKTPHKVLDAPSLQDDFYLNLVDWSSQNVLAVALGTCVYLWSASNSKVTKLCDLGPHDGVCSVQWTREGSFISIGTNLGQVQIWDGSRCKKVRTMGGHQIRTGVLAWNSRILASGSRDRNILQHDMRVPSDFIGKLVGHKSEVCGLKWSCDDRELASGGNDNQLLVWNQHSQQPALRLTEHTAAVKAIAWSPHQSGLLASGGGTADRCIRFWNTTNGHQLNFVDTGSQVCNLGWSKNVNEIVSTHGYSQNQIMVWKYPSLAKVATLTGHSMRVLYLAMSPDGQTIVTGAGDETLRFWNIFPSMKTPAPVKDTALWSLGRTQIR; this is encoded by the exons ATGGAGTCACCTCAGGCTAAGAAATCGGGGCTGAACCTCCCAGCTGGGATGTCCGGAACCTCGCTTCGCCTTGACACCATATCAAAGTCATCTTCTTCGACCTGTAGCGACAGGTTCATACCGTGCAGGTCCTCGTCGAGGCTGCACACATTTGGCCTGATAGAGAAGCCATCACCGGCTAAGGAAGGAGGCAATGAGGCCTACTCGAGGTTGTTGAAATCCGAGCTCTTCGGCTCTGACTTTgcttccccttcttcttcttcaccaatgacTAGTCCCAGCAAGAACATGCTGCGCTTCAAGACCGATCACTCTGGACCCTCCTCCCCTTTCTCGCCTTCCGTCTTGGGACACCGCATTGACTTCTCTTCTGATTCTCCCACTCCTCCTAAGCCTCCCAGGAAAGTTCCCAAGACACCCCACAAG GTTCTGGATGCACCATCACTTCAGGATGATTTCTACTTGAATCTGGTGGACTGGTCCTCACAGAATGTTCTTGCCGTTGCGCTAGGCACTTGTGTTTATCTATGGAGCGCTTCTAACAGCAAA GTGACTAAGCTATGTGACTTGGGACCTCATGATGGTGTCTGTTCTGTCCAGTGGACCAGGGAGGGTTCTTTCATATCCATTGGTACAAATCTTGGTCAAGTTCAG ATATGGGATGGAAGTAGGTGTAAGAAAGTAAGAACAATGGGGGGGCATCAGATAAGAACAGGTGTGTTGGCGTGGAATTCGCGCATTCTGGCTTCAGGGAGCAGGGATAGGAACATTCTTCAGCATGACATGAGAGTTCCTAGTGACTTTATTGGCAAGCTTGTTGGCCACAAATCTGAG GTATGTGGCTTGAAATGGTCCTGTGATGACAGGGAACTTGCTTCTGGTGGTAATGATAATCAG CTATTGGTATGGAATCAGCACTCTCAGCAACCGGCATTGAGACTCACTGAGCACACAGCTGCCGTGAAGGCTATAGCATGGTCACCTCACCAGAGCGGTCTCCTTGCGTCCGGCGGTGGAACCGCCGATAGGTGTATCCGTTTCTGGAACACGACAAATGGCCATCAGTTGAACTTTGTTGACACTGGAAGCCAG GTTTGCAACCTTGGTTGGAGTAAAAACGTGAATGAGATAGTAAGCACTCATGGATACTCCCAGAATCAGATCATGGTGTGGAAATATCCATCACTAGCAAAG GTTGCAACTCTAACTGGCCACAGCATGAGAGTGCTTTATCTTGCAATGTCTCCTGATGGTCAAACAATAGTCACTGGTGCAGGGGATGAGACGTTGCGCTTCTGGAATATCTTCCCATCCATGAAAACACCT GCCCCGGTTAAAGATACAGCTCTTTGGTCACTCGGCCGAACCCAAATTCGATGA